A single genomic interval of Prochlorococcus marinus XMU1406 harbors:
- a CDS encoding CPBP family intramembrane glutamic endopeptidase: MNFKNISKSKLTLAFISVVITFFVWQQGLRDSLNRPSVSFDISQKEQEIAELSVQSIPVNLKKFFIINDPVDQINKSLSEVSFEELTERNKLIRIISSESNDPMIYKNISKDFENKNFKLLINEIEKKFNNNSYKPNSDKFDLFKGDRFLYHLLSQKFDFDDSSLITKSFSNKMFLKILAIRLIPLLTILIGSILALKILWTTISLKKFGWQEIKSLDLELIDMVLLIAGGFVVLGEVVSPLFSIGLVEIFSKNISNELTQSLKIFFGYLFMAIPPLGIVYYQIKSLNGEFTFKKDYLQFNFLPIKYAIIQGIKGWLTIVPFVLLISLIMNSLIDNQNGSNPLLEIVLNNNNYLSFFLLFVTTTLLAPLFEEIIFRGILLPTLSRDFGVISGIIVSAFIFALAHLSLGEMPPLFVLGIGLGITRIASGSLFSSVIMHSLWNGLTFLNLFLLRT, encoded by the coding sequence ATGAACTTTAAAAATATTTCTAAGTCAAAACTCACTTTAGCTTTTATTTCTGTAGTCATAACTTTTTTTGTATGGCAGCAAGGCTTAAGAGATAGTTTAAATAGACCATCTGTTTCATTTGATATAAGTCAAAAAGAGCAAGAAATTGCTGAATTATCGGTCCAATCAATACCTGTAAATCTTAAAAAATTTTTTATCATTAATGATCCTGTTGATCAAATAAATAAATCACTCTCTGAGGTTTCATTTGAAGAACTAACAGAAAGAAATAAATTAATTCGAATAATTTCTTCAGAATCAAATGACCCTATGATCTATAAAAATATATCCAAAGATTTTGAAAATAAAAACTTTAAATTACTGATTAATGAGATAGAAAAAAAATTCAATAATAACTCATATAAACCTAATTCTGATAAATTTGATTTATTTAAAGGGGATAGATTTTTATATCACCTTTTAAGCCAGAAGTTTGATTTTGACGATAGTTCATTAATAACAAAATCTTTTTCAAACAAAATGTTTTTAAAAATATTAGCCATCAGACTAATACCACTTTTAACAATACTTATTGGCTCTATTCTGGCTTTGAAAATATTATGGACTACTATATCTTTGAAAAAGTTTGGTTGGCAAGAAATTAAATCCTTAGATTTGGAATTAATTGATATGGTTTTATTAATTGCAGGTGGATTTGTTGTTTTAGGAGAAGTGGTATCACCTTTGTTTTCTATCGGTTTAGTTGAAATTTTTTCTAAAAATATCTCTAATGAATTGACGCAATCTTTAAAAATATTCTTTGGATATCTTTTTATGGCTATTCCTCCATTAGGAATAGTTTACTATCAAATTAAATCTTTGAATGGTGAATTTACTTTCAAAAAGGATTATTTACAATTCAATTTCTTGCCAATAAAATATGCAATTATTCAGGGAATTAAAGGTTGGTTAACTATCGTTCCTTTTGTTTTATTGATTTCTTTAATTATGAATAGTCTGATCGATAATCAGAATGGTAGTAACCCTTTGCTGGAAATTGTTCTAAATAATAATAATTACTTATCATTTTTTCTATTATTTGTAACAACAACTCTATTAGCTCCTCTATTCGAGGAGATTATATTTCGTGGTATTTTACTACCAACTCTTTCAAGAGATTTTGGAGTAATTTCAGGCATCATAGTCTCAGCCTTTATTTTTGCATTAGCTCATTTAAGTTTGGGAGAAATGCCACCATTATTTGTTCTAGGGATTGGATTAGGAATTACAAGAATTGCTTCAGGAAGTTTGTTCTCTTCAGTGATTATGCATTCTTTATGGAATGGATTGACGTTCTTAAATTTGTTCTTATTGAGGACATAA